From a region of the Alnus glutinosa chromosome 1, dhAlnGlut1.1, whole genome shotgun sequence genome:
- the LOC133871134 gene encoding probably inactive leucine-rich repeat receptor-like protein kinase At3g28040, giving the protein MMAFLEWVCCVVVLLSVASLRGCMGGGDGVPIQLNDDVLGLIVFKSDLQDPSSYLASWNEDDDSPCSWKYIHCNPVSGRVSEVSLDGLGITGRIGRGLEKLQHLKVLSLSRNNFSGSISPQLALSSGLERLNLSHNSLSGSIPISLVNMSSCRFLDLSENSFSGPLPDNLFQDCLSFRHLSFARNMLEGPIPSTLSRCSSLNNLNLSNNRFSGVPDFASGIWSLKRLRALDLSNNKLSGSVPEGISALHNLKELLLQGNHFSGTLPADVGLCTHLRRLDFGDNYFAGALPDSLQRLNSLTLFRVSNNMLTGDFPAWIGNMSSLEYIDFSSNAFTGSLPSSIGVLKSLNHLSLSDNKFSGNIPMSLVYCTELSVVQLRGNSFDGSIPESLFDLGLEEVDFSYNGLGGSIPHGSSRLFQSLHRMDLSMNNLTGRIPAELGLFSNLRYLNLSWNNLQSTVPPEIGFFQNLTVLDLRNSGLYGSIPGDICDSGSLGILQLDGNALMGSIPEEIGNCTSLYLLSISHNNLSGSIPKSISKLWKLKILKLELNELSGEIPQELGRLENLLAVNISYNRLVGRLPDGGIFQTLDESSLQGNLGICSPLLKGPCTMNVPKPLVLDPNAYKNQMGGDHKQRNRFPRSTEGGHDHSFLSVSAIVAISAAISIAFGVIVITLLNVSARRRLTFVDNALESTCSSSSRSGSPPTGKLILFDSSSPPPDWIGNPESLLSKSCEIGEGVFGTVYKASLGAQGLRMVAIKKLVTSNTIQYPEDFDREVKILGKAKHPNLIELKGYFWTPQTQLLVSEYAANGSLQAKLHERLPSVPPLSWAIRFKILLGTAKGLAHLHHSFRPPIIHYNIKPSNILLDENHNPKISDFGLAMLLTKLGKHIISNRFQSALGYVAPELACQSLRVNEKCDVYGFGVMILELVTGRRPVEYGEDNVVILSDHVRVSLEQGNVLDCVDPSMSEYPEDEVLPVLKLALVCTTQIPSSRPSMAEVVQILQVIQTPVPQRMGIY; this is encoded by the exons ATGATGGCTTTTCTTGAATGGGTTTGTTGTGTAGTAGTACTGCTTTCAGTGGCTTCTTTGCGTGGCTGCATGGGGGGCGGTGATGGCGTCCCTATCCAACTAAACGACGATGTTTTAGGCCTCATCGTCTTCAAATCAGACCTTCAAGACCCCTCTTCTTATCTCGCCTCCTGGAACGAAGACGACGACTCCCCCTGCTCTTGGAAATACATTCACTGCAATCCCGTCTCCGGCCGAGTTTCCGAGGTTTCGCTTGACGGTTTGGGCATAACGGGAAGAATTGGACGAGGGCTCGAGAAGTTGCAACACTTGAAGGTACTCTCACTGTCCCGTAACAATTTTTCTGGTAGTATTTCTCCCCAGCTCGCCCTTTCTTCTGGCCTCGAGAGGCTTAATCTCAGTCATAATAGTCTTTCAGGCAGCATTCCCATTTCTCTTGTGAATATGAGTTCTTGTAGATTTCTTGATCTTTCGGAGAATTCATTCTCCGGCCCACTGCCTGATAATCTGTTTCAAGACTGTTTGTCCTTCCGGCACCTGTCGTTCGCAAGGAATATGCTCGAAGGGCCAATTCCCAGTACGTTGTCTAGATGCTCCTCTTTGAATAACCTTAATCTCTCCAATAACCGTTTCTCCGGTGTCCCGGATTTCGCTTCCGGGATTTGGTCGTTGAAAAGGCTTCGGGCTTTGGATCTTTCCAACAATAAACTCTCTGGGTCTGTGCCGGAAGGGATATCGGCCCTACATAACTTGAAAGAGCTCCTATTACAGGGAAATCACTTCTCAGGAACCCTACCGGCTGATGTAGGACTATGCACGCACTTGCGTAGGTTGGATTTCGGTGATAATTATTTTGCCGGAGCTCTGCCAGATTCACTGCAAAGGCTAAATTCTTTGACCCTTTTCAGAGTATCAAATAACATGTTAACTGGTGATTTCCCTGCGTGGATTGGTAACATGAGCAGCCTGGAATACATAGACTTCTCAAGCAATGCTTTCACAGGAAGCCTCCCATCATCAATCGGTGTCCTGAAATCACTCAACCATTTGAGTTTGTCTGATAACAAATTCAGTGGAAACATCCCAATGTCACTGGTTTATTGCACGGAGTTATCCGTTGTTCAGTTGAGAGGTAACAGCTTTGATGGAAGCATACCGGAGAGTTTGTTCGATCTGGGATTGGAGGAAGTAGACTTTTCATATAACGGATTGGGCGGCTCGATCCCACACGGTTCAAGTAGGCTCTTCCAATCTCTCCACAGAATGGATCTGTCGATGAACAATCTTACAGGACGTATTCCTGCAGAACTGGGTCTTTTCTCCAACTTGAGATACTTGAATCTATCATGGAACAATCTCCAGTCGACAGTGCCGCCGGAAATCGGGTTCTTTCAGAACTTAACCGTCCTGGATCTTCGTAACAGTGGTTTGTACGGTTCGATCCCAGGAGACATATGTGATTCAGGAAGTTTGGGAATTCTTCAGTTAGATGGAAATGCATTGATGGGCTCCATTCCAGAAGAGATTGGGAACTGTACATCTCTCTACTTACT GAGCATCTCCCACAATAATTTGAGTGGTTCAATTCCCAAGTCCATTTCTAAGTTATGGAAGCTGAAGATTTTAAAACTGGAGTTGAATGAACTGAGCGGGGAGATACCCCAAGAACTTGGAAGATTGGAAAATCTTCTTGCTGTAAATATATCTTATAACAGGCTGGTAGGCAGGCTTCCTGATGGGGGTATATTTCAAACCCTGGATGAAAGTTCCTTGCAGGGAAACTTGGGCATTTGCTCACCCTTGTTGAAGGGACCATGTACGATGAATGTTCCCAAGCCTCTAGTTCTTGACCCCAATGCCTACAAGAATCAAATGGGTGGTGATCATAAACAAAGAAACAGATTTCCCAGGTCCACAGAAGGCGGCCATGACCACAGTTTCCTAAGTGTTTCTGCAATTGTAGCTATTTCTGCAGCAATATCTATCGCATTTGGTGTGATTGTCATCACTCTACTCAATGTTTCAGCTCGGAGGAGGCTCACATTTGTCGACAACGCCTTGGAAAGCACTTGCTCAAGCTCTTCACGATCAGGAAGTCCACCCACAGGGAAGCTGATTCTGTTTGATTCAAGTTCACCCCCGCCAGATTGGATTGGAAATCCTGAATCTCTACTTAGCAAGTCCTGTGAGATTGGTGAAGGAGTGTTTGGAACAGTTTACAAGGCTTCATTGGGAGCACAAGGATTAAGAATGGTAGCAATTAAAAAGCTTGTCACATCAAATACCATTCAATATCCTGAAGATTTTGATAGGGAAGTTAAAATCTTAGGAAAAGCAAAGCACCCTAATCTGATAGAACTGAAGGGATACTTCTGGACCCCTCAAACACAGCTTCTGGTATCTGAGTATGCAGCCAATGGCAGCTTACAAGCAAAACTCCATGAAAGGCTTCCTTCGGTCCCCCCTCTTTCTTGGGCCATTAGATTCAAAATCCTCCTTGGAACAGCAAAGGGACTTGCCCACTTGCACCATTCCTTCCGTCCACCCATCATTCACTACAACATAAAACCCAGCAACATCTTGCTTGATGAGAATCACAACccaaagatttcagattttggGCTGGCAATGCTTCTAACAAAGCTGGGCAAGCACATAATAAGCAACAGATTTCAGAGCGCGCTTGGTTATGTGGCGCCAGAATTAGCATGCCAGAGCTTAAGGGTGAACGAAAAATGTGATGTTTATGGGTTTGGCGTGATGATCCTTGAGCTTGTGACCGGTCGACGGCCAGTGGAATATGGAGAAGACAATGTTGTGATATTGAGCGACCACGTGAGGGTTTCTCTGGAGCAAGGGAATGTGTTGGATTGTGTTGATCCAAGCATGAGCGAGTACCCGGAGGATGAAGTCTTGCCGGTTCTCAAGCTGGCTCTGGTTTGCACCACTCAGATACCTTCCAGCCGGCCGTCAATGGCAGAAGTGGTGCAAATACTTCAGGTCATTCAGACCCCAGTTCCACAGAGAATGGGAATATACTaa
- the LOC133871165 gene encoding uncharacterized WD repeat-containing protein C2A9.03-like has product MSYQAVDGVDYMADEQEMEDFGNEFADENYVREGGLGLDEYHMLTSVTDTSATQARQGKDIQGIPWDRLSITRDKYRLTRLEEYRNYENVPLSGETMDKECKAVEKGGNYYQFFHNTRLVKPTILHFQLRNLIWASSKHDVYLMSNYSVMHWSSLSGNLSEILNFSGHVAPTEKHQGSLLEGFTQTQISTLAVKENFLVAGGFQGELTCKRLDKQGVSFCTRTTYDDNAITNAIEIYESLRGGIHFMASNNDCGVREYDMEKFQLLNHFRFPWPVNHTSMSPDRRLITVVGDHTDGLLVDSNSGKTVATVVGHLDYSFASAWHPDGRTFATGNQDKTCQIWDIRKLTSPTAILKGNLGAVRSIRFSSDGEFVVVAEPADFVHVYSTKSDYKKRQEIDFFGEISGVSVSPDDESLYIGIWDRTYASLLQYNRRHTYGYLDSFL; this is encoded by the exons ATGTCCTATCAGGCGGTGGACGGAGTCGATTACATGGCGGATGAGCAGGAAATGGAAGATTTCGGAAATGAGTTCGCGGACGAGAACTATGTTAGAGAGGGAGGATTGGGTCTTGATGAGTATCACATG CTTACCAGTGTGACTGATACCTCGGCCACCCAAGCCAGGCAGGGAAAGGATATTCAAGGTATTCCATGGGACAGACTGAGCATAACGAGGGATAAATACAGACTGACTAGGCTCGAAGAGTACAGGAATTATGAGAATGTCCCTTTATCTGGGGAAACCATGGACAAG GAGTGCAAGGCAGTGGAGAAAGGTGGTAACTACTATCAATTTTTCCACAACACAAGATTAGTCAAGCCTACAATCCTTCATTTTCAG CTAAGGAACCTGATTTGGGCTTCTTCAAAACATGATGTCTATCTAATGTCCAACTATTCAGTTATGCACTGGTCATCATTAAGTGGCAATTTGTCCGAGATCCTTAATTTTTCAGGACATGTAGCACCTACTGAG AAACACCAAGGAAGTTTATTGGAAGGTTTTACACAGACTCAAATTAGCACACTGGCAGTCAAGGAGAATTTCCTGGTTGCAGGTGGTTTCCAAGGAGAGCTTACTTGTAAG CGTTTGGATAAACAGGGAGTTAGTTTCTGTACCCGAACCACCTATGATGATAATGCCATCACAAATGCTATCGAAATATATGAAAGCTTGAG GGGTGGAATTCATTTCATGGCATCCAATAATGATTGTGGTGTAAGAGAATATGACATGGAGAAATTTCAGCTTTTGAATCACTTCCGTTTCCCTTGGCCAGTGAAT CATACATCAATGAGTCCAGACCGTAGGCTTATTACTGTTGTTGGAGATCACACAGATGGATTACTAGTTGATTCAAACAGTGGAAAG ACTGTTGCCACAGTGGTTGGTCATCTAGATTACTCTTTTGCTTCTGCGTGGCACCCTGATGGACGGACATTTGCCACGGGGAATCAGGACAAGACTTGCCAAATATGGGATATAAGAAAGCTAACATCGCCAACTGCTATTCTGAAGGGTAATTTGGGTGCTGTCCGATCAATTCGCTTTTCCTCGGATGGCGAGTTCGTGGTGGTGGCTGAACCTGCAGATTTTGTTCATGTGTATAGTACAAAGTCAGATTACAAAAAGCGGCAAGAGATTGATTTCTTTGGCGAGATCTCTGGGGTATCTGTGAGTCCAGATGATGAATCTCTGTATATAGGAATATGGGATCGGACATATGCAAGCTTGCTACAGTATAACAGAAGGCATACATATGGTTATCTTGATTCCTTCTTGTGA